The nucleotide window GGTCGTCAGTCTGGACGGAGAGGTGTTCGGCCGCGTACTCCTCGGCGAACAGGACCGCCTCCGACATCGACCGGGCGTACAACACGCCGCTGGCGTCGTTGTCCAACGCCGTCCGGATCGTCTCCTCGCGGTCCCGCTCCGGCAGCCGGTCGTCGACGGCCGTCGCGACCGCCGCCGCCAGATCCTCGTCGTCCGTGACGGCGACGACGGAGGCGTTCGGGTCGTGTTCCGCCTGTGCCAGCAGCTCCGCGGCGACGTGGCCCGGCTCCGCCGTCTCGTCTGCCAACACGAGCACCTCCGACGGACCCGCCAGGAAGTCGATCTCGACTGTCCCGCGAACCTCCGCCTTCGCGGCCGTCACCCAGCGGTTGCCCGGACCGACGATCTTCCGCACGGACGGCACCGTCTCCGTACCGTACGCCAGCGCGCCGACCGCCTGCGCGCCCCCGACGGAGTACACCGCGTCCGCCCCCGCCTCGTGGATCGCCGCCAGCGTCACCGGGTTCAGCTCCTCGGCCGGCGGCGTCGCCACGGCGACGTGGTCCACACCCGCCACCTTCGCCGGGACGACGCCCATCAGCGCCGACGAGGGGTACGCCGCCGCCCCGCCGGGGACGTACACGCCCACCCGGTCCAACGGCCGGAACCGTCGCCCGAGTTCCCGCCCCTCGGCGACTGTCTCCGTCCAGTCGTCCGGCACCTGGCGCTCGTGGAACGACCGGACGTTCTCGGCCGCCTCCCGGATCGCCGCCAACGTGTCGTCGTCGACACGCTCGGCTGCCCGCTCGGCCTCGTCGGTCACGTTCAAGTTGGCGACTGTCACGTCGTCGAACTCCTCGGAGAACTCCCGGACCGCCACGTCACCCTCGTCGCGCACTCGGTCGAGAATGTCGCGCACGTCGCCGCGGACGGCGTCGACCCCGGCGTCGCGCCGGAAGAACGCCTTCCGTTCCGTCGGCGACAGCTCCGCGACCGCCCGCGGCTCCGTCGACTCTGTCATACCCGCCGTTCCGTGCGTGACCCGAATAGTCGTTCCGACTCGCCGGACGGCAGTCTCTTGTCGCCGGCGCTCCAGCCTGTCGGCGTGACACAGTACGACGCCGCCGGGGTCGCCGACGCCGTGACGGCCGACTTCGACGTGGAGTACCACGACACGCTCGCGTCCAGCAACGACCGCGCCCGAGAACTCGCGGCCGAGCGCGCCCCGGAGACGGTCGTCGTCGCCGACGAACAGACCGCCCCGCGGGGGCGGGGAGACCGCGAGTGGGTCTCGCCCGCCGGCGGCGTGTGGTTCTCCCTGCTCGTCTGGCCGTCGCGCCCGCCGGCGGAGACGCCGGTCGTCACGCTGGCGACGGCCGTCGCCGTGACGGACGGCTGCCGGCAGGCCGGCGTCCCCGCCCGGATCAAGTGGCCCAACGACGTGATCGTCGGCGACGGGGAACGCGGCGGCGCGAAGCTGTGCGGAGTCCTGACGGAGGCGGGCGAGACGGACGGCGACCGGTGGCTCGCCGTCGGCGTCGGGTTGAACGCCAACGTCTCTCCGTCCGCGCTCCCGGCCGACGCCGACGCCACGACGCTCCGAGCGGAACGCGACGGCGACGACGTCGACCGCCGCCGGCTCGTCGGGACGATCGTCGACCGGTTCGCGGAACTCCGGGCCGACCCCGAGGCGGTGCTCCCGGCCTGGCGGGAGCACGCCGACACGCTCGGCCGCCGCGTCCGGGTGGAGACGCCGACGGAGACGCTCGTCGGCGAGGCCGTCGACGTGGAGTTCCCGGGTTCGCTAGTCGTCCGGACGGACGCCGGCGACCGGGTCGTCACTGCCGGCGACTGTGAACACTTAAGACCTATAAGATGACGCACAAAACAAATATACGTCTCTGGATTTTACCCGTGTCACATGACTAGTGAGTCTGAAATCTCTGACTGGATAGTTAATTCTGTTAAAGAAGTAAGAGAAGAGTCGTCTGAGACGGAGTCTGGCAGGAGTGATACCCACCCAGGAGAAATTATTAGCTACGAACCACCATCACAATTTGAAGCATTTTGGATAAACGAGCCTGTTGAACTCTTACTGATATTGCACTCTAAAGACGAAGGAAGAGAAGACCTGGAAACAATAGTAAATGGCCCCATAAAGTTTGAAAACTTTCTTGATAGGGTTGAAAAAATAATACAAAGCCCTAGATGGCAACAAGTTGAACCAGTTCCATCTCACGTTCAAAATGTATCAGATGACTATGCTGCACGAGGTGAACTGTTGGCACCTGAATTCTCGCGTGTGTATGAGATGGCCGATGCATTACTAACAAATCAAGCAGATAAAGGACTGCACATTTCAAATGTAGTTAATAATACTCTCTGCATCTATATTTATGACGTATCCAAAGAAAGTATTTTTAAAAGTATTAAAGGATCAACAAATATTATTAAAAGTTTAGAAAATATAGAAATGGAAGAATCGGACTCAGAAGAACCTACAGGCAGCGGTACCTATATCTACCCTCCTGTCTGGGTCGGATCTGTCCCGGAAATGTCGTTTAGTGAGAAAGTTCTTCAGGGTCCGGATAACTTCGCAGAAACAGTCATAGAAAGATCAATCGGCGGAAATAAGCTATCTGTTCAAAAAGACGGTTTTATATACGTTGACATAGGCGACTCAGAAAAGGCGATAGATATGTTCAACTGCATATTCGCGGCCGGATTATTCAAAGGAGAGGTGATGGATAGTGTGAAGGCTGGTGGGGTGACCGGTACAAGAGATCCTGAAAGCGAACATGAAAGGTTCGGGATTTTCTCACAACTACGTAAGGACCTTACACCGAGCAACAGCCCGGCCCCTTTGTCGCAGAGGGCTGATCCGCCCCGTAGAGGCATTATAAATAAAGATGACATGGATTCCATAATATCACTAGCAGAAGATATATACAAAAATGATGAAGAAAAGGAAAAAGCATCATTTTTACTCCAAGCATATACTCATCATAGAAATAATGAATTTTCTCAGTCATATTTGTTTTCTTGGATTCTAATTGAAAACCACATTAATCACAGCCTGAGATCACACTTAAAAGATGCAAGAGAGATGAGTAACAGTAGAGTGAGAAAAGTTATTGATAGCTCTAACTGGGGGGCATCAAATAAAATAGAACTGGCAGAAATTATAGGACACATAGACAAGAGTAAATATAGCAAGCTAAACGGTTTTAGAAAGAAAAGAAACAAACTCGTACATAATATGACAGAAGTAGACAAGAAGGACTCGACAGAGATATTAAATGCTGCGTTTGAGATGTTATATAATGATGATGTTACACCAGAAGACGAGTCAAATCAGATCCCAGGATTATGACTAGTTAGATTTACAGTAAGGACCGGCACCGTCGCCGACCGCACCACCTTCTCGGCGGTGGAGCCGAGCAGGAGTCGGTCGATCCCGCCGCGGCCGTGTGTCGCGGTGACGATCAGATCACAGTCGTTCGCCTCGGCGTACGTCACGATCCGGCCGCTGGGGGTGCCGTCGCGGATCGCCGTCTCGCAGGGCACGTCGTAGTCGTCCGCCAGCGACGCCACCGCCGCGACCGCGTCCTCGGCGTCCGCTCGTAACATCTCGTCGACCCCCTCCAACGACGCCTCCGTCGGCAGCCCGGCGTACGCCGCCGCGTCCACGACGTACAGCGCGTGCAGCGTCGCCCCGTGGACGACCGCCAGATCGACCGCGTGCCGGACGGCCCGCTCGACGCCGTCTGAACCGTCCGTCGGCACGAGAATCCGGTCGTACAACCCCATGTGACGCTCTCACACGCCGGGCGCACAAGAGCGTTGCTCCGCCGTCGGCCTCGCCGGCTCCGACAGCCACAACCCACGCGGCGGCCACCCTCCGGCCGTGTTCGACTACTACTTCGGGATCGCTCGAGCCCGTCGGCGTGGCCGCCGGATCGCCGTCGGGCTGGCGGTCGCCGCGGTCGCGGCCGGCGGCGGCGCGGCCGTCGCCTCCGACACGGGCTACGTCGTCGGGCTCGCGGGCGTCGTCGCCGGGACGTGGTACGCCCAGCCGGCCGCGAAGCGCCTGCTCGTTCCCGCACCCTGGAGTCCGGAGCGGTGGAAGTACGCCCCGCTGGCGGAGGGGGTCGACTGGGACGGCGTCGACCACTGGCTCGACTTGGGCACCGGGACGGGTCGGTCACTCGTCGGCCCGGCGCCGGCCGTCGACGACGCCCGCGTCACCGCGCTGGACCCGTTCGACGGCGGCGTGATCGCCGGCGGCCCCGAGCGCGCCCGCCGCAACGCCGCGACTGCCGGGCTCGACGCCCGGCTCGTCCGCGGCGACACCACGCGGCTCCCCTTCACCGCCGACTCGGCCGACGCCGTCACCGCTTGTGGGCTGCTCCACGACCACTCGCGGGCGGACGCCGAGGCGACGCTCGCGGAGGCTCGCCGCGTCCTCCGGCCGGCCGGGACGCTCGGCGTGATCGAGTCCGTGGCAACTCACGAGGAGACGGACGACCCACTGGGCTACTGGTCGGATCTCGTCGTCGACGCTGGCTTCGAGGTGACCGCCAGCGGCACGGTCGAGCGCCGGGACTCGACGTACCACTACGTGATCGCGGCACCGGCGTAGTCCGACCGAGCCGATTATCGGTCGGTCGTCGCCGTCGTCTCCCGCCGCCGTCGCAGCCGCCGCTGGAGCCGGTCTGCGACGTGATCCGGTCGTTCGACACAGACGAGCGACTGCCGGACGAACCCGTACGGTCTGTCGGTCGTCGCCAGATCAGATCGTTCGAGACGTACTGTCCCGGCGTCCGTGCCGGGCGGTGACAGCCACGGCCCGTCGGCGACGGTCACGTCGTGGATCGACTCGACCGGCGCTCTCCACTGGACGGCGTCCAGCCGCGTGTCGTACGCGACCAGCGTCTCGTCGTACAGTCGGTACTCCATCGCCCCGAACGCCAACTCGAACTGCGCGACTCCCGCGAGGACGAACGCACCGCCGACCGCGACCGCCGGCACGACCCCGTCGACGAAGAGCGCGACGGGGAACGCGAGGTCGGCGACGACCACACCGAGGAACACACCCACGAGCGGGAGGAACCACCCCGCGACCCGGACCCAGAGGTTGAACATCCCCGCGTCGACCCAGGGGACGAGCCCGTCGAGAGCGCCCGCGATCCGTGCCGCACGGCGGTCGACGCCGAACCGTTCGACGGGGGGGCCGTCCGGCTCCGAGAGGGTGACCGGTTCGGTGTCGACTGTCGTGCTTGGGGCGGTCGTCGCGTCGGTGTCGACCGTCGCGTCGGTGTCGACCGCCGCGTCCGGGTCGACACCCCGCCGGATGACGATCCGAGCCGCGACCGCCAACACCGCGACGAGGGTGACCACCGCGGTCACGTTCTCCGGCGCGTCCGCG belongs to Halobaculum sp. MBLA0143 and includes:
- a CDS encoding class I SAM-dependent methyltransferase, with the protein product MFDYYFGIARARRRGRRIAVGLAVAAVAAGGGAAVASDTGYVVGLAGVVAGTWYAQPAAKRLLVPAPWSPERWKYAPLAEGVDWDGVDHWLDLGTGTGRSLVGPAPAVDDARVTALDPFDGGVIAGGPERARRNAATAGLDARLVRGDTTRLPFTADSADAVTACGLLHDHSRADAEATLAEARRVLRPAGTLGVIESVATHEETDDPLGYWSDLVVDAGFEVTASGTVERRDSTYHYVIAAPA
- the hisD gene encoding histidinol dehydrogenase produces the protein MTESTEPRAVAELSPTERKAFFRRDAGVDAVRGDVRDILDRVRDEGDVAVREFSEEFDDVTVANLNVTDEAERAAERVDDDTLAAIREAAENVRSFHERQVPDDWTETVAEGRELGRRFRPLDRVGVYVPGGAAAYPSSALMGVVPAKVAGVDHVAVATPPAEELNPVTLAAIHEAGADAVYSVGGAQAVGALAYGTETVPSVRKIVGPGNRWVTAAKAEVRGTVEIDFLAGPSEVLVLADETAEPGHVAAELLAQAEHDPNASVVAVTDDEDLAAAVATAVDDRLPERDREETIRTALDNDASGVLYARSMSEAVLFAEEYAAEHLSVQTDDPESVLDRIDNVGSAFLGPYSPVAAGDYATGTNHVLPTNGGAKAFGGLSVDTFLRSSTVQRLTEDGLAGLSETITTLADAEGLEAHAESVRERTE
- a CDS encoding biotin--[acetyl-CoA-carboxylase] ligase, which encodes MTQYDAAGVADAVTADFDVEYHDTLASSNDRARELAAERAPETVVVADEQTAPRGRGDREWVSPAGGVWFSLLVWPSRPPAETPVVTLATAVAVTDGCRQAGVPARIKWPNDVIVGDGERGGAKLCGVLTEAGETDGDRWLAVGVGLNANVSPSALPADADATTLRAERDGDDVDRRRLVGTIVDRFAELRADPEAVLPAWREHADTLGRRVRVETPTETLVGEAVDVEFPGSLVVRTDAGDRVVTAGDCEHLRPIR
- a CDS encoding universal stress protein, translating into MGLYDRILVPTDGSDGVERAVRHAVDLAVVHGATLHALYVVDAAAYAGLPTEASLEGVDEMLRADAEDAVAAVASLADDYDVPCETAIRDGTPSGRIVTYAEANDCDLIVTATHGRGGIDRLLLGSTAEKVVRSATVPVLTVNLTSHNPGI